One window of Fusarium keratoplasticum isolate Fu6.1 chromosome 2, whole genome shotgun sequence genomic DNA carries:
- a CDS encoding Fungal-trans domain-containing protein has protein sequence MEPKGMNRRLDDPTSQEDAISRTDRRVEVPKPSMSRMQEEYFLNLFWESHHANIPIIQEGEFRKLHNSLWSDSSSYRKPSALVDIILAISMQYGCAFLLRGSGANSRDQDDASIAGRWYYRRCQTLLASELESPSITTLQCHLFSVVYLCCASFQNMAHSTLAAAMSVAQTLGLHLEPPASMPRAEKELRKRLWWATFINDSKTALKVGRPLSVQRSQITVSPISDDEEAASFFDSSLGSYDGVTWLTYAAQNQKLIIVSTDIHNAFYERCSEILGQSSHSTPYKNSKDLESCAKFITSQLPALQAWADQVPPGLRLQRRDSGAPFSADRTPILIDSCAPLWLQRHRICLELIYHTLQSNLHRPFINFAPPPGTYTPTAERHAVTCANHAAAYTHILHQTLQETDIMNGWQEFFIWQWNATVNMIGFVLACPINAATSSVRRAIDKAVEVFEVFGSDFAIAASAASVTKNLTAKADLLMDQLRSGITAGAETGVVDGVAGMTVGERDNVQTGQTAEEGLTEFMDWALTVDSFNNFEDLFVDVNKSMDFWGVNPV, from the coding sequence ATGGAACCAAAGGGGATGAATAGGAGACTCGACGATCCTACAAGCCAGGAAGACGCCATATCTCGAACAGACCGTCGAGTTGAGGTTCCTAAGCCTTCCATGTCTCGCATGCAGGAGGAGTACTTCCTCAACCTGTTCTGGGAATCACACCACGCCAACATACCCATCATCCAGGAAGGCGAATTTCGAAAGCTTCACAACTCTTTATGGAGCGACTCTAGTTCCTATCGCAAGCCATCTGCTCTGGTAgacatcatcctcgccatctcgATGCAGTACGGCTGCGCATTCCTGCTTCGGGGCTCGGGCGCCAACAGCCGCGATCAAGATGATGCCAGCATCGCAGGCCGGTGGTACTACCGAAGATGTCAAACCCTCCTCGCCTCAGAACTGGAAAGCCCTTCGATTACGACGCTGCAGTGCCATCTCTTCTCCGTCGTGTACCTCTGCTGCGCATCCTTCCAGAACATGGCGCACTCaaccctcgccgccgccatgtcCGTAGCGCAAACCCTCGGCTTACATCTCGAACCACCAGCGTCAATGCCAAGAGCTGAGAAAGAGCTGCGAAAGAGACTTTGGTGGGCGACATTCATCAACGATTCCAAGACCGCCCTGAAAGTCGGCAGACCGCTCTCGGTGCAAAGGTCTCAGATCACAGTCTCACCTAtcagcgacgacgaagaagcTGCATCTTTCTTTGACTCGAGTCTGGGGTCTTATGACGGAGTGACATGGCTCACATACGCCGCTCAGAACCAGAAGCTCATAATTGTCTCGACAGATATCCATAATGCGTTTTACGAGAGATGCTCTGAGATTCTCGGGCAAAGCAGTCACTCGACGCCCTACAAGAACTCCAAAGATCTTGAATCATGCGCCAAGTTTATTACTAGCCAGTTGCCTGCCCTCCAAGCCTGGGCCGACCAAGTTCCCCCCGGTTTGAGGCTTCAACGGCGTGACTCAGGTGCCCCCTTTTCCGCCGACCGAACCCCCATCCTAATCGACTCCTGTGCACCACTCTGGCTGCAACGTCACCGAATCTGCCTCGAACTCATCTACCACACTCTCCAATCCAACCTCCACCGACCCTTCATCAACTTTGCCCCTCCGCCGGGAACATACACTCCAACTGCAGAACGCCACGCAGTGACCTGCGCAAACCACGCCGCGGCCTACACCCACATCCTGCACCAGACTCTACAGGAAACAGATATCATGAATGGCTGGCAAGAGTTCTTCATCTGGCAGTGGAACGCTACTGTCAACATGATCGGTTTTGTGCTTGCATGCCCTATCAACGCCGCGACGAGCAGCGTTCGGAGAGCCAtcgacaaggccgtcgaggtaTTTGAGGTTTTCGGCAGCGATTTTGCTATTGCTGCGAGTGCGGCAAGTGTGACAAAGAATCTCACGGCAAAGGCAGACCTATTGATGGATCAACTACGCAGTGGTATTACCGCTGGTGCTGAGACGGGAGTCGTAGATGGAGTGGCGGGAATGACAGTAGGGGAAAGGGATAACGTCCAGACTGGACAGACCGCCGAAGAAGGCCTGACAGAATTCATGGATTGGGCCTTGACTGTGGACTCGTTTAACAACTTTGAGGACTTGTTTGTTGATGTGAACAAGTCAATGGACTTCTGGGGCGTCAACCCTGTTTGA
- a CDS encoding Gamma-glutamylcyclotransferase — protein sequence MSEHEQQPGVTSAVSNAGTKTCAIASLCKVSVAQRPAPEPTLAPKYPAVSSIPRTSAERLALAAEDVVDDPDHPKPNTFLYLAYGSNMCAQTFLGMRGIRPLSQVNVSVPTLELKFDLPGIPYREPCFANVGYRKMPDKPKLPPKIPFDPPQPPHSESKWDEGLLGVVYEVTEEDYKTIIRTEGGGTGYKQIMVPCLPLPPKISIPEKPFPEIPKPFLAKTLFAPQIPDSDLPDDPRKKKWWYRFLIHPVREPGYAQPSARYLNLIRDGAKEHELPEGYQRWLNAMPTYTITNWRQRIGAAVYLVISLVFFAIMALSGPLADKDGKLPRWLALATTVFFNLSWMMYDGILKPVLGDGERTEETEQRWGHKKKPSWSQVRQRIPHLDEEKVGLLKEFD from the coding sequence ATGTCGGAGCACGAACAGCAGCCTGGTGTCACCAGCGCAGTCAGCAATGCGGGCACCAAGACCTGCGCCATCGCCAGCTTGTGCAAGGTCAGCGTTGCGCAACGGCCCGCGCCCGAGCCAACGCTCGCGCCAAAGTATCCTGCTGTTTCGTCGATACCTCGCACCTCCGCGGAACGTCTGGCGCTGGCCGCCgaagatgtcgtcgatgaCCCCGACCACCCAAAGCCCAACACCTTTCTCTACCTCGCCTACGGATCCAACATGTGTGCGCAGACCTTTCTCGGCATGCGAGGTATCCGTCCTCTATCGCAGGTGAACGTCTCGGTACCTACGTTGGAGCTCAAGTTCGACCTCCCAGGAATTCCTTATCGCGAGCCATGTTTCGCGAATGTTGGATACAGGAAGATGCCCGATAAGCCGAAGCTGCCTCCCAAGATCCCATTTGATCCCCCGCAGCCTCCCCATTCAGAGTCCAAATGGGATGAGGGTCTCCTGGGTGTGGTGTATGAGGTCACGGAGGAAGActacaagaccatcatccGCACCGAGGGTGGTGGAACAGGCTACAAGCAGATCATGGTGCCATGCCTTCCTCTGCCTCCCAAGATTTCTATTCCGGAGAAACCTTTCCCTGAAATCCCAAAGCCATTCCTGGCCAAGACGCTCTTTGCGCCCCAGATCCCCGATTCTGATCTGCCCGATGATCCTCGCAAGAAGAAGTGGTGGTATCGCTTCCTGATCCATCCTGTTCGAGAGCCCGGCTATGCGCAACCAAGTGCTCGTTACCTGAACCTGATCCGGGATGGTGCTAAGGAGCATGAGCTTCCCGAAGGCTACCAGCGCTGGCTCAATGCCATGCCGACCTATACCATCACCAACTGGAGGCAACGCATCGGCGCCGCTGTGTACTTGGTTATCAGCCTAGTCTTCTTCGCAATCATGGCCCTATCCGGTCCTCTGGCGGATAAAGATGGGAAACTGCCTCGGTGGCTGGCCCTTGCTACCACCGTCTTTTTCAACTTGAGTTGGATGATGTATGATGGCATTTTGAAACCGGTCTTGGGAGATGGTGAGAGAACTGAAGAGACAGAGCAGCGCTGGGGacacaagaagaagccttcATGGTCCCAAGTTCGGCAACGAATCCCGCACTTGGATGAGGAAAAAGTGGGATTACTGAAAGAATTTGACTAG
- a CDS encoding MFS domain-containing protein, with protein sequence MSSIITHNAPGMNQGDMEKQDNPSSSTPTLRNESSDENSPATSKPKEPQQERTIRGFRWFLVCVAIFSANFLYGLDTTIAADIQAAVSETFDNVTKLGWLGVGFGLGATVAILPLGKAYGIFDTKYLYIASLVMFSAASALCGAAPSMGAMIVGRVWAGAGGAGMYLGTLNLVSSTASPREAAFYIAFEGFVYGGGCILGPVVGGLLSDSAATWRWAFYLNLVIFAVTSPIYLFALPSLPQQPDTSFVDKLKRLDWLGITLNTGIYVCFVLAFTFGGPEWAWDDGRFITCVVLFVVFVAAFAITQYYTVFTNKIDRLFPCDFLANPQMIILYIAIACGGAGLFVAVYYIPLYFLFVHGDSGTEAAVRLLPFIFFYITAILFCGYAMPRTGYHMVWYLISGLLLTAGGAAMYTIKADSPASYTYGFSALLGFGLTTSQAGYAVAAHIVKPDRLAESIQFLNISQGKSQMLGLAIASSIFQSRAFDGMNKVLQGQGFSTEEIRAAIAGSQSKILAAINPELRRRCLDVLVKTISEIWVMVIAAGALLTVSSLFLTKKRF encoded by the exons ATGAGTTCCATCATCACTCACAATGCCCCTGGCATGAACCAAGGAGACATGGAGAAACAGGACAATCCTTCTTCGAGTACTCCAACCCTCCGAAACGAGTCCTCGGACGAAAACAGCCCTGCAACCTCCAAGCCCAAAGAACCTCAACAGGAGAGAACCATCAGGGGCTTCCGCTGGTTCCTCGTGTGcgtcgccatcttctcagCAAACTTTCTCTACGGACTCGATACAACCATTGCTGCAGATATCCAAGCTGCCGTCTCCGAGACCTTTGACAATGTCACAAAGCTTGGGTGGCTCGGGGTAGGTTTCGGGCTGGGAGCCACAGTTGCCATCCTCCCCCTCGGCAAGGCATATGGCATCTTTGACACAAAGTACCTTTACATCGCATCTCTAGTCATGTTCTCAGCAGCTAGTGCCCTTTGTGGTGCTGCCCCTTCCATGGGTGCCATGATCGTTGGACGTGTCTgggctggcgctggtggtGCGGGAATGTATCTTGG AACATTGAACTTGGTGTCTTCGACTGCCAGTCCTCGTGAGGCGGCATTCTATATCGCCTTTGAAGGCTTCGTTTATGGAGGAGGGTGTATCCTTGGACCAGTGGTTGGAGGACTATTGTCGGACAGCGCTGCAACTTGGAGATGG GCATTCTATCTGAACTTGGTCATCTTCGCCGTCACTTCTCCCATCTACCTCTTTGCCCTGCCTTCGCTGCCTCAACAGCCCGACACATCCTTTGTTGACAAGTTGAAGAGGCTTGACTGGCTTGGGATTACCCTCAACACGGGCATCTATGTCTGCTTCGTCCTCGCCTTCACCTTCGGAGGCCCTGAGTGGGCGTGGGATGATGGTAGGTTCATCACTTGCGTCGTgctcttcgtcgtcttcgtcgccgCGTTTGCCATCACGCAGTACTACACCGTCTTCACCAACAAGATCGATCGACTCTTCCCCTGCGACTTCCTGGCCAATCCCCAGATGATAATCCTGTACATCGCGATTGCGTGTGGTGGAGCTGGTCTGTTCGTGGCCGTGTACTATATCCCGCTGTACTTTCTCTTTGTTCACGGTGACTCGGGAACTGAGGCGGCAGTCCGACTTctccccttcatcttcttctacATCACGGCCATCCTCTTCTGTGGATATGCCATGCCTCGTACCGGCTACCACATGGTCTGGTACCTGATCTCTGGCCTTCTGCTCACAGCCGGCGGCGCAGCCATGTACACCATCAAGGCTGACTCCCCCGCGAGCTACACGTACGGCTTCTCGGCGCTCCTGGGCTTTGGCCTAACGACCAGTCAGGCGGGCTACGCGGTAGCTGCGCACATCGTCAAGCCAGACCGGCTCGCCGAATCGATCCAGttcctcaacatctcccAAGGCAAGAGCCAAATGCTAGGTCTAGCGATCGCAAGCTCCATCTTCCAAAGCCGTGCATTCGACGGCATGAACAAGGTGCTCCAGGGTCAAGGCTTCTCGACAGAGGAGATCCGGGCGGCTATCGCGGGTTCGCAGAGCAAGATTCTGGCAGCCATCAACCCTGAGCTGAGGCGGCGGTGCCTGGACGTGCtggtcaagaccatctcGGAGATTTGGGTCATGGTGATCGCTGCGGGTGCGCTGCTGACTGTTTCATCGCTGTTTCTTACAAAGAAGCGGTTTTGa
- a CDS encoding Glycogen debranching enzyme — MSPPHTMTSNEVYLLPLNDDGSPQVPGEYIYLAPRSNDAITIRFAIEGTSSICRHGSLWVNIPDEGQEFRRDKFREYKLTPDFNRTLEISIPIHQPGAYAFYTTYAELPDLKKELEDSSDQKENLKKTPLYYIDVAPRLKLDGRPLPLPALSIFSVISKFMGKYPNDWERHLGGISDRGYNMIHFTPLQVRGESNSPYSLYDQLGWDPACFPKGEEDVQKMVASLEQNHSLLSLTDIVLNHTANNTKWLEEHPEAGYNLTTAPWLESAYQLDTKLLELSENLEKLGLPTELKSSEDLLLIMNAIKTEVVAKIRLWEYYALDVDRDADATVEALSKGSLYTPEDSTEFEKQLQKAKAAPVKDQVTFMREFGLAGTDRMGERFRRRVKPDVAASFLSSALESPDDATARAKIVEILDILNVDFYKEYDSEVDDILQQIFNRIKYVRLDDHGPKLGPINEANPLIETYFTRLPANATTSKHKPEDTALVNNGWVWGGNALVDNAGPASRVYLRREVIVWGDCVKLRYGSSPEDNPWLWEHMTKYARMLAKYFAGLRIDNCHSTPIHVAEHILDEARRVRPDLYVVAELFTGSEEMDYVFVKRLGLSSLIREAMQAWSTGELSRLVHRHGGRPIGSFEVDEVSKSDVRTPSGSPTSPRASDTNGSGPFSREIVRTVKPSPVHALFMDCTHDNETPAQKRDARDTLPNAALVCMCSSATGSVMGYDEIYPKLVDLVNETRLYTSASSGPKPIKIGGGEDGIGGVKKLLNQIHTLMGKDGYDETHIHHEDQYITVHRVHPESRKGYFLIAHTAFPGYGNGNGAFSAVHLTGTKARHLGSWMLEVDASEETTKRILEDKKYLRGLPSRVKDLPGIRMEIKGDDTIITVRDKFPPGSIALFETWIPAAEHSSGLDNYVTSGAKAAWNELSLPDLNYLLYRCEAEERAESDGRDGVYDIPGHGKIVYAGLQGWWSLLKDIIRDNNLAHPLCQNLRDGQWALDYILARLQRISAIPGNEALAQPLTWLKERFDAIRKIPSFLLPRYFGLVLRTAYMASWERSLELMNASVRDGQWFLQSLAMVSVQQVGYVKSASLWPNKLVPSLAAGLPHFAVEWARCWGRDVFISLRGLLIGTGRFDDAKEHILAFASVLKHGMIPNLLSSGDAPRYNSRDSVWFFLQCIQDYTRFAPEGVGIFKTKVKRRFLPYDDTWFPTDDSRAYSKESAIEDVIQEALQRHASGMKYREANAGPQIDSQMKDEGFNQDIKVDWETGIIFGGNQFNCGTWMDKMGESERAGSKGVPGTPRDGAAIEITGMLYSTLNWLAGLHEKGQYAYGSVDKSDGSSISLADWAGLVKANFERCYYVPLSPEDDSKYDVNTPIVNRRGVYKDLYKSGKEYEDYQLRPNFAIAMTTAPDLFDPDHAMHALCLADEVLRGPQGMATLDPADLNYRPYYINSEDSDDFATSKGRNYHQGPEWIWPTGFFLRALLKFDLKRRTTPEGRTEAFQQVTRRLSGCKKMIRESPWAGLQELTQKNGEYCPDSSPTQAWSAGCLIDLYMDAVEEQK, encoded by the exons ATGAGCCCACCGCACACCATGACGTCCAACGAGGTCTATCTGCTGCCGCTCAACGACGATGGCTCGCCTCAGGTGCCGGGCGAGTACATCTATCTGGCTCCCAGGTCCAATGATGCTATCACGATACGCTTTGCTATCGAGGGCACCTCGTCCATTTGTCGTCATGGCAGCCTCTGGGTCAACATCCCCGATGAGGGTCAGGAATTCCGTCGCGACAAGTTCCGCGAGTACAA GCTCACGCCAGACTTCAATCGCACGCTCGAAATCTCCATTCCCATTCACCAGCCTGGAGCCTATGCCTTCTACACCACCTACGCAGAGCTCCCCGACCTCAAGAAAGAGCTAGAAGACAGCTCGGACCAGAAGGAGAACCTCAAAAAGACCCCTCTGTACTACATCGATGTTGCGCCCAGACTCAAGCTTGACGGCCGGCCGTTGCCGCTGCCCGCCCTGTCAATCTTCTCGGTTATCAGCAAGTTCATGGGCAAATATCCCAACGACTGGGAGCGTCACCTCGGCGGCATCAGTGATCGCGGCTACAATATGATCCACTTCACTCCTCTACAGGTGCGCGGAGAGTCCAACTCGCCCTACAGCTTGTACGACCAACTTGGCTGGGACCCTGCCTGTTTccccaagggcgaggaggacgtcCAGAAGATGGTAGCCAGTCTCGAACAGAACCATTCTTTGCTCAGCTTGACCGACATTGTGCTTAACCACACAGCAAACAACACCAAGTGGCTGGAGGAGCACCCCGAGGCCGGCTACAACCTCACTACGGCTCCCTGGCTGGAATCTGCTTACCAGCTTGACACGAAGCTCCTGGAGCTGAGTGAGAActtggagaagcttggaTTGCCAACCGAGCTCAAGTCCAGCGAAGATCTACTCCTGATCATGAACGCAATCAAGACGGAGGTTGTTGCCAAGATTCGGCTGTGGGAATACTACGCCCTCGATGTCGACCGAGACGCCGATGCGACGGTCGAAGCTCTCTCCAAGGGAAGCTTATACACCCCCGAAGACTCGACCGAGTtcgagaagcagctccaaaaggccaaggcggcgcCGGTCAAGGACCAGGTCACCTTTATGAGAGAGTTTGGTTTGGCTGGTACAGACCGTATGGGAGAGCGTTTCCGCAGAAGAGTCAAGCCAGATGTCGCTGcaagcttcttgtcctctGCTTTAGAGTCCCCTGATGATGCCACAGCAAGAGCCAAGATTGTCGAGATCCTGGATATTCTCAATGTGGACTTTTACAAGGAGTATGACTCCGAAGTGGACGATATCCTTCAGCAAATCTTTAACAGGATAAAATATGTCCGACTTGACGATCACGGCCCCAAGCTGGGTCccatcaacgaggccaacCCCCTGATCGAGACATACTTTACTCGACTTCCTGCCAACGCTACAACATCCAAGCACAAGCCTGAAGACACTGCTTTGGTCAACAATGGATGGGTTTGGGGTGGCAATGCGCTCGTTGATAATGCGGGCCCTGCTTCGCGAGTCTACCTTCGCCGAGAAGTTATTGTCTGGGGTGATTGCGTCAAGCTGCGATATGGCTCGAGCCCTGAAGACAACCCCTGGCTATGGGAGCATATGACCAAGTATGCTCGCATGCTAGCCAAGTACTTTGCTGGTCTTCGCATTGACAACTGCCACTCTACCCCTATCCACGTCGCTGAGCACATATTGGACGAGGCCCGCCGGGTGCGACCAGATCTATATGTAGTCGCCGAGCTGTTCACTGGGTCTGAGGAGATGGATTACGTCTTTGTGAAGCGTCTCGGCCTCAGCTCTCTTATTCGTGAAGCTATGCAGGCGTGGAGCACGGGCGAGCTCAGCCGGCTTGTGCACAGGCACGGTGGCCGGCCTATTGGCAGCTttgaggttgacgaggtttCCAAGTCAGATGTTCGCACGCCTTCGGGAAGTCCTACGAGCCCGAGGGCCAGTGATACCAACGGCTCTGGACCCTTCTCCAGAGAGATCGTCCGAACAGTCAAGCCGAGCCCAGTACATGCCCTGTTCATGGACTGCACCCACGACAACGAGACGCCAGCTCAAAAGCGTGATGCTCGAGATACCCTGCCCAACGCAGCCCTTGTCTGCATGTGCTCAAGCGCCACAGGCAGTGTTATGGGCTATGACGAGATCTACCCGAAACTCGTGGATCTAGTGAACGAAACTCGCCTCTACACATCAGCATCGTCTGGACCCAAGCCTATTAAGATtggaggcggcgaggatggaaTTGGTGGTGTCAAGAAGTTGCTCAACCAGATTCACACTCTGATGGGCAAGGATGGTTATGATGAGACTCACATCCATCATGAGGACCAGTACATCACCGTCCACCGAGTCCACCCCGAGTCCCGAAAGGGTTACTTCCTCATTGCTCACACCGCATTCCCCGGCTACGGCAATGGCAACGGTGCTTTTAGTGCTGTACATCTCACTGGCACCAAAGCccgccatcttggcagctgGATGCTTGAGGTTGACGCCAGCGAGGAGACAACCAAGCGAATCCTTGAGGACAAGAAGTACCTGCGTGGCCTGCCCAGTCGAGTCAAGGACCTGCCAGGAATTCGGATGGAGATCAAGGGCGATGACACTATCATTACGGTGCGCGACAAGTTCCCTCCGGGAAGTATTGCACTATTTGAGACATGGATCCCAGCGGCAGAGCACTCTTCGGGTCTGGACAACTACGTCACCTCGGGAGCTAAGGCTGCATGGAATGAGCTCAGCCTGCCTGACCTCAACTATCTTTTGTACCGATGTGAGGCTGAAGAGCGAGCCGAGAGCGATGGCCGGGATGGTGTATACGATATCCCCGGACATGGAAAGATCGTCTACGCTGGTCTTCAGGGATGGTGGAGCCTCCTCAAGGACATTATCCGAGACAACAACCTGGCTCATCCACTGTGTCAGAACCTTCGTGATGGCCAGTGGGCGTTGGATTACATCTTGGCCCGACTACAGAGAATTAGTGCCATTCCCGGAAACGAGGCCCTTGCGCAGCCTTTGACGTGGCTGAAGGAGCGGTTCGATGCTATCCGGAAGATTCCGAGCTTCCTGCTCCCTCGTTACTTTGGTCTTGTCCTGCGTACTGCCTATATGGCCAGCTGGGAGAGGTCTCTGGAGCTCATGAACGCGAGTGTGAGAGATGGACAATGGTTCTTGCAAAGCCTGGCCATGGTTAGTGTCCAGCAGGTTGGCTATGTCAAGTCAGCATCTCTGTGGCCTAACAAGCTGGTGCCTTCTCTTGCCGCTGGCCTCCCTCACTTCGCCGTGGAATGGGCAAGATGCTGGGGACGAGACGTCTTCATCTCTCTCCGTGGTCTCCTCATCGGCACCGGCCGTTTCGATGATGCCAAGGAGCACATCCTGGCCTTTGCGAGCGTGTTGAAGCATGGCATGATTCCCAACCTCCTTAGCAGTGGTGATGCGCCTCGGTACAACTCTCGAGATTCGGTCTGGTTCTTCCTCCAGTGCATCCAAGATTACACACGATTTGCCCCTGAGGGCGTTGGGatcttcaagaccaaggtcaagcgTCGCTTCTTGCCTTACGATGACACTTGGTTCCCCACCGATGACTCGAGGGCGTATTCAAAGGAGAGTGCCATCGAAGATGTCATCCAGGAGGCGCTTCAAAGACATGCTTCAGGTATGAAGTACCGAGAAGCCAACGCTGGTCCTCAAATCGATTCTCAGATGAAGGATGAGGGCTTCAACCAGGACATCAAGGTCGACTGGGAGACTGGTATCATCTTCGGAGGCAACCAGTTCAACTGCGGCACATGGATGGACAAGATGGGTGAAAGCGAGCGTGCTGGTTCCAAGGGCGTTCCTGGAACTCCCCGTGATGGCGCTGCTATTGAAATCACGGGCATGCTCTACAGCACTCTCAACTGGCTAGCTGGACTCCACGAGAAGGGCCAATACGCATATGGCAGTGTGGACAAGTCTGATGGTAGCTCCATCTCGTTGGCTGACTGGGCAGGAttggtcaaggccaacttTGAGCGATGCTACTATGTGCCCCTGTCACCCGAAGATGATTCCAAATACGACGTCAACACCCCCATCGTCAACCGTCGCGGAGTCTACAAGGACCTTTACAAGTCGGGCAAGGAGTACGAGGACTACCAACTACGCCCCAActttgccattgccatgacCACAGCGCCCGACCTGTTTGATCCCGATCACGCCATGCACGCGTTGTGCCTCGCTGACGAGGTCCTCCGAGGCCCTCAAGGAATGGCCACACTGGATCCCGCAGACCTCAACTACCGCCCATACTACATCAACAGCGAGGATAGTGATGACTTTGCCACGAGCAAGGGACGAAACTACCACCAGGGACCTGAGTGGATATGGCCTAcgggcttcttcctccgagCTCTGCTCAAGTTTGACCTCAAGAGGCGGACGACGCCTGAGGGCCGCACTGAGGCTTTCCAGCAGGTTACTCGACGCCTTAGTGGGTGCAAGAAGATGATTCGGGAGAGTCCCTGGGCCGGTCTTCAGGAGCTGACCCAGAAGAATGGAGAATACTGTCCAGACTCG AGCCCCACACAAGCTTGGTCGGCTGGATGTCTCATCGACTTGTACATGGACGCCGTGGAGGAGCAAAAGTAG
- a CDS encoding Glycerol-3-phosphate dehydrogenase [NAD(+)] (Glycerol-3-phosphate dehydrogenase [NAD(+)]), translating into MFRSLVLRPTSVLIKSKRILSCTRSYSTTKFGNMTNLGGHSKKHKVTIVGSGNWGSTIAKILAENTRANKDIFEEEVQMWVYEEDVTISKDSKYYDETIGDKPQKLTEVINKHHENVKYLPGIALPHNIVANPDIRAAVKDSTILVFNLPHQFIANVCKQINGHILPFARGISCIKGVNVTDDGVSLFSEWIGDGLGIYCGALSGANLAREIAEEKWSETTIAYDPPALDNSRAPSPRNGSPNPTIGELPDIRHKDVRGRTSKTKLTAMPADYPPLDQDCFRSLFHRHYFHVQMVSDVAGVSLSGALKNVVALAAGFVDGRGWGDNAKAAIMRVGLMEMVKFGKEFFGETVHTATFTESSAGVADLITSCSGGRNFRCAKKSVEKGISVQEVEQQELNGQKIQGTTTAEEVNSFLKARGLESEYPLFTAVHAILNGQAKVDDIPNLVQDS; encoded by the exons ATGTTTCGTTCCCTCGTCTTGCGACCTACTTCTGTCTTGATCAAGTCAAAAAGAATCCTTTCTTGCACACGCAGCTACTCCACGACGAAATTCGGCAACATGACGAACTTGGGCGGGCATTCGAAGAAGCACAAGGTGACCATTGTGGGATCCGGCAATTG GGGCTCAACGATTGCCAAAATCCTTGCCGAGAACACCCGCGCAAACAAAGACATCTTCGAGGAAGAGGTCCAGATGTGGGTCTATGAGGAAGACGTGACCATCTCCAAAGACTCCAAGTACTATGACGAAACGATTGGCGACAAGCCCCAGAAGCTCACCGAGGTGATCAACAAGCATCACGAGAACGTCAAGTATCTGCCCGGCATCGCCCTGCCTCACAACATTGTCGCCAACCCTGACATTCGCGCCGCCGTCAAGGACTCCACCATTCTCGTCTTCAACTTGCCCCACCAGTTTATTGCAAATGTTTGCAAGCAGATCAACGGGCACATCCTGCCCTTCGCCCGTGGTATCAGCTGTATCAAGGGTGTCAACGTCACCGATGACGGCGTGAGCCTGTTTAGCGAGTGGAttggtgatggccttggcatctACTGCGGTGCGCTCAGTGGTGCCAACTTGGCCCGTGAGATTGCCGAGGAGAAGTGGTCGGAGACGACCATTGCTTATGACCCCCCAGCTTTGGACAATAGCAGAGCTCCATCGCCGCGAAATGGAAGCCCCAACCCTACAATTGGCGAGCTTCCTGATATCCGCCACAAGGATGTCCGTGGCCGAACCTCCAAGACTAAGCTGACCGCTATGCCCGCCGATTACCCTCCTCTGGACCAGGACTGCTTCCGTTCCCTGTTCCACCGACATTATTTCCACGTCCAAATGGTGTCTGACGTTGCGGGTGTGTCCTTGAGTGGTGCGTTGAAGAACGTTGTCGCCCTCGCGGCCGGTTTCGTCGATGGCCGTGGTTGGGGTGACAACGCCAAGGCTGCTATCATGCGTGTTGGTCTCATGGAGATGGTCAAGTTTGGCAAGGAATTCTTCGGCGAGACCGTACACACAGCCACCTTCACAGAGTCATCGGCTGGTGTTGCTGATTTGATTACCTCCTGCTCTGGTGGTCGTAACTTCCGCTGTGCCAAGAAGTCCGTGGAGAAGGGCATCTCGGTGCAAGAAGTCGAGCAGCAAGAACTCAATGGACAGAAGATCCAGGGTACCACGACGGCAGAGGAGGTCAACAGCTTTTTGAAGGCGAGAGGACTGGAGTCGGAGTACCCCCTGTTCACCGCAGTGCATGCCATCTTGAATGGTCAGGCCAAGGTGGATGATATTCCCAACCTTGTTCAAGACTCTTGA